In Streptomyces sp. NBC_00683, the DNA window CCCGATCCTCGTACGGGAGAGGGGGCCGTGCTCCAGGAGCAGGTCCAGGGCGGCGCGGTCGTTCATGGCGCGAAGGACGCGCGGTGTGCCCGGCGTGCCCGGTGTGGTTCCCGCCATGACGGATGCACCTGCCCTCTGTTAGGAAAGTTTCCTATTCGGTGGGAGGAACGTATGGCGCACGTCACCGGCACGTCAATGGTGTCCACCCCTGCGGCAATCAAAGCGTTACCTGAGGCCGGGCGGACGACGAAGGGGCGCCGCGCGGAGTCCGCGCGGCGCCCCTTCGCCCGTGTCCGGGCCGGTGCTACTTGGTCAGGTTCGGCGGCGCTATCGGCGTGGCCGCCAGCGACTGCGGCGATGTCGTCGACGCGTACGCCGACGGGGCGGCGACGCCCGCCGTCGGGTCCGGGGCCGACTCGCCGTCCGCCTGGAGGGGGACGGCGCCGACCATGCGGATGCCGGCCGAGTCGAGCGCCTGCTTGATCCGCCAGCGCAGCTCGCGCTCCACGCCCAGCGCCTTGCCCGGCATCGTCTTCGCGGTGACCCTCACGGTCATCGAGTCGAGCAGGACGGCGTCCAGGCCGAGGATCTCCACCGGGCCCCACAGGCGCTCCGACCAGGGGTCCTCCTTGGCCATGACCTCGGCCGCCTCGGTGATCGACGCGCGGACCCGGTCCAGGTCCTCCGTCGGGCGCACCGTGACGTCGACACCGGCCGTCGACCAGCCCTGGCTGAGGTTGCCGATCCGCTTGACCTCGCCGTTCCGGACGTACCAGATCTCGCCGTTGTCGCCGCGCAGCTTGGTGACGCGCAGACCCACCTCGATGACCTCGCCGGAGGCGACACCCGCGTCGATCTGGTCGCCGACCCCGTACTGGTCCTCAAGGATCATGAAGACACCGGACAGGAAGTCGGTGACCAGGTTGCGGGCGCCGAAGCCGAGCGCCACACCGGCGACGCCCGCGGAGGCCAGCAAGGGCGCCAGATTGATCTGGAACGCGCCCAGGATCATCAGGGCGGCCGTGCCGAGGATCAGGAACGACGTGACCGAACGGAGTACGGAACCGATGGCTTCCGAGCGCTGACGGCGTCGTTCCGCGTTGACCAGCAGACCGCCGAGAGCCGTGCCCTCCACCGCTTGGGCGCTGCGGTTCATCCGGTCGATGAGATTGGTCAGGGCACGCCGGATCACGTACCGCAGTACGAGCGCGATCGCCGCGATGAGCACGATGCGCAGACCGGTGTTGACCCAGGTGGACCAGTTCTCCTCGACCCAGCCGGCGGCGTTCCCGGCCCGCTCGGCGGCTTCGTCCAGAGAGCCGCCGGGCGCTGGGGACGGGGCTGCGGCCAGGAGGGCGGACAGGGACACGACGGGGACCTCCAGGTGGGGCGACAGCAGACCAACCACAGTAACGAAGCCGGAGGAGTGGTTCGTTGCCGCTGCGAGGGGAGAGACACGTCTCACCCGGGGATACAGAGGGTGTGGCCGATCGCACAGGGCGATCGGCTGCCGTGGTGAAGCGCCTGTTCCGCTGTCTTCCGGCGGTGCGTCCGGCCGGTGGTGAGAAAAATCCCTCCGGCCCGTTACCCGGACGTGGTGGCGCTTCGACCAGGCATGAGGAGAGACTGAGATCGGATCGTCCCGGCGCGAGCCACGCGCCGCCGGCGTACAAGGAGGCATCCACCGTGCCGCATGTCCTGGTTCTCAACGCGTCGTACGAGCCCCTCGGCGTCGTACCGCTCCGCCGCGCGCTCGTCCTCGTCCTCGAGAACAAGGCCATCTGCCTCGAGGAGTCCGGCGCCTTCATGCACAGTGCCACCCGTGCCGTGCCGGCGCCCAGCGTCGTCCGCCTCAAGCGGTTCGTGCGGGTTCCCTACCGGGGGCCCGTTCCACTGACCCGCCGGGCGCTCTTCGCCAGGGACGGAGGGCGCTGCATGTACTGCGGTGCCGCCGCGACCAGCGTCGACCACGTCATTCCGCGCAGCCGCGGGGGCCAGCACGCCTGGGACAACGTGGTGGCGGCCTGCCGCCGCTGCAATCACGTCAAGGCCGACCGCCACCTGCCCGAGCTCGGCTGGCGGCTGCGCCACGCGCCCGCCCCGCCCAGCGGCCTGGCCTGGCGGATCATCGGGACCGGACACCGCGATCCGCGCTGGCTGCCCTACTTGCAACCGTTCGGCGCGGACGACGTGATGGCCCGGATCGATGGCGTTTCCGCCTGAGAACCCGGGCCTCTGTCGTCCCGGGGCTGGTCGCGGGGCAGGTCGCGGGGCGGGCCCGGAGGCCCGCCGCGCTACTCGGCCACGGCGTAGGCCTCCACCGACCACAGCGAGTAGCCGTACTGCGTGGCCCGGGCGTCGCCCTGCACCCTGATGAAGCGGGTGTCCTTCGCGTCCATCCGGACCGATTCGCGCCCGCCGCCGCCCTCCCGCACGGTCGCCGCCGTACGCCAGGTGCGGCCGTCCGCGGAGACCTGGACGCGATAGCGGGAGGCGTACGCGTCCTGCCAGTGCAGCACCACCTGGCCCAGCCTGACGGGCCGGGGCAACTCGGCCTGCCACCAGGCGCCGTCCTCCACGGGCGAGGACCAGCGCGTCCCGGGATCGCCGTCCGAGGCCGCCGATGCCGGGAAGTCCGGGGTCTCGTCGCCGGACGAGGAAGCCGTGGCCGTACGCGCCAGATCGGGGCCCGCGGTGCGCGGGTAGGCCCGCACGGTCAGCGTGCTCTCCTCGCCGCCGAAGCTCAGCGGCACCTCGTACTCGCCGGCCGGGGTGTCCGCGGGGACGGTGATGTCCACCGGGACATCCGTACGGGAACCGCGCGGCACCGTCGTCTGCTTCGGCACCGTCACCTTGATGCCCTTGGGCGCCTTCGCGGTCAGGGACCCCTTCACCTCGGCGGGGCGCCCGCCGGCCAGTCGCGCCTCGACACGCTGCGGAGCGCCGCCGATCACCGCGTCCGTCTCGCCGCGTACGAGATCGAGCCGGGCAGCCGGCTCGTCGCCGAACCACGGCACGAGCGCACGCACGGCCGCGGGGCCGAGGCCCGCACCCGCCACGACGGAGGGCGCGCCCGTGACACCCGGGGGCAGGGGCCCGGTGAGGACGGGGCGGGCTGCCGGGACGGTGACCCGGAGCGCGTCCGCCCGCAGGCCCGTCGCCGGTGTGTGCGTCCATCCGGCCGTCGACAGCGGGCCTAGGCCGCGCCAGCCCTCGCCCGGCACATGGGCCTCCAGGACCGCGCCCGCGGCCCCGCTGCCCGGCGCGGTCAGCGTGGTGACGGCCTGGACCGGGCGGGCACGGTCCAGGCGGACCGTGTAGGTGTTCGTGTCCCGGCTCACCGTGCCGGCATCGCGGTCGGTGCCGTTCCAGCCGTCGGCCTCCTTGCGGACCCGGTCCAGGAACGGGCCGAGCACGCCCTTGCCGATCGTCGCGCCGCTCGCCCCGATCTCCTTGCGCAGCGGCTCCAGCGCCAGCTGGGCCTTCCAGGCGGCCGCTCCGTCGCCGCGCGCCTGCGCCTGCAGGAGGTCGACGGCGAGTTCACCCGCACGGCCGTACCTGGCCAGCTGCTCGGTCCACGGGCGCACCTCGTCGTCCAGCCGCCCGTCCGCCGGGGTCCTCAGCTGCTGCGGGGCCCGGCGCATCACGGAGAACGCCGCCCGCAGCTCACGCGCCGCGTCGTCACGGGCCGTCGCGTCCGTCGTCGCACGGGATGCCCAGAACGCGGCGAACAGCGGTTGCAGATAGGCGGACTCGTCGCCCCCGAGCACCGATGCGGCGCTGTTGCCGGCCAGCGCGCGCAGCGCCGCCCGGGTGTCGGCGTCGGCGCCCGCCAGGTCGTCCATCGCCGCCTGCCAGGACTCCTGCGGCCGGTACCCCTTCGGGTTCCAGGCGAAGTCCGCGGCTGTGAAGAGCGGAATGCGGGAGGCCGACGACTGCTCCATCGCGTTGGCCAGCAGCGCCGCGGAGCCGCCGGCCACGGCCGGGTCCCGGCCGGTGTACGGACCGAGGAAGATCCGGTCCTGTGCGTAGTCGTTGACCGGGTAGTTGTCCATGGTGACCAGCGGATGGCGGAAGGCGGCCCGCGCGCCGGCCAGCTCACGCCCGGTGATGGTCTTCGGTACGACGCCGACCCCGGTCCAGGCCACCTGTACCCGGTCGTCCAAGTCGGCGGCGAGCGCGGTGCGGTAGTCGGTGGCGCCGTCCTGGTAGAACTCCGTCGGCATCACCGACAGCGGCTCCGCGCCCGGGTGGCGCTCGGCCAGATGCCGGGCGACCGCGCTCGCGACCCTCGCCTGGGCCTTGGCCGCCGCCCGCGGGCCGCTGCCGAACGTCTCCGCGTCCCGGTCGCAGTGCCACTCGCTGTAGCTCACGTCCTGGAACTGCAGCTGGAAGACCCGGACGCCCAGCGCCCACATCGCGTCGATCTTCCGTGTCAGCGCCTTGACGTCCGCGTCGGACGCCATGCACATCGCCTGTCCGGGGGAGACGGCCCAGCCGAGCGTCACATGCTCGGCTCGCGCCTTCTCGGCCAGCGCCCGGAAGTCCGCCCGGAGCCCGGCGGGATACGGGTCGCGCCAGCGGGCCTGCCGGTAGGGGTCGTCGCCGGCCGCGTAGAGATAGCGGTTCTGCTTCGTGCGTCCCATGAAGCCGAGCTGGGCGAGCCGCTCCTCGCGGGTCCACGGCTGCCCGTAGAACCCCTCGGCCATTCCGCGCACGGCGGTGCCCGGCCAGTCGCGGACCACGGCCGGGGCGACGGTGCCGTCGGTGATGAGCTGGCGCAGGGTCTGGACGCCGTGGAAGAGGCCGTCCTCGCCGATGCCGTCGAGAGCGACGGTGGAACGGCCCCGCACCTCGCCCACGGCGAGCCGGTAGCCGCCGGACGGAAGGTCGGCGCGCTCAGGTGCGCGAAGGTCCCGCAGTGCCTGACCGGCGCCCGTACCGCCCAGCCTGATCACCGGGCCGCGGCCCGGCAGGGCGTCGTGCACGGTCCGCACGCCGGCGTCGCCCAGGACCTTCCTGAGCTCGGCCACGGCATAGCGGTCCGCGTCCGCGTCGGCGAGGAGGGTGACCTCCGTGCCGAGGGACACGGCCCGGCCGGAGGCCTTGATCGCCTGGGGCCGTGGCCAGACGGAGGGCAGCTGTGTTCCGTCGGCGCGGTCGGGCGTGGTCGCGGCGGGTGTGCCGGGGACGACGGGGGCCGCGACCGCTGCCGGTGCGGCCGAGCCGAGCAGTCCGCCGATCACGGCGACGGCGACGGCCGTCGCACGCCTTCTGCGCCCGAACTGCACGCCGTTCTCCCTTCGTCCCGCCCGTGGGCTCCGAGCCCACCACCCGGGCGCGAGGGTGTCAATGCGCGTGGCCGTTGTGACGCATATGCCGGATGTGTCGCATGATGCGGTCGGCGCGCATCACCGAGAGGGGCGTCGAGTGGCCGAAAACAGCCCATACCCGACGTACGCGGGAACGGTATGTGACCCACGGCACGTTGGGCTCGTTGTCATAACGCCTACGTCACGTCCACGCCTGCTCCCGCGCCCGCTGGGTAGGCCTGCTGTGTCCTGTTGTCCACGGCCAGGAGGCCACCGTGCCCGCTTCCGCGCAGCTTCTGCTCTCCGCCCTCTCCAAACAGGTACCGAGCCCCACGGGTCCTGATCCGCTCACCGGTGATCCGCTGACCAGCGAACCGCCCCTGAGCGATGTCGTGCCCCTCATGATCAGCGAGCTGCCGCTCGCCGATGTCTCCCACCTCGTCGGCGAGCAAGGGTTCGCCGAAGACGCCCCGCTGACCAGCGAGCCACCGCTCGCCGATGCAACCCCGCTCACGAGCGAGCCACCGCTCGCCGCCGTCGCCCCTCTGACCAGCGAGCCGACAGCACCCGGCACCGCAGGGGGCATGGAGTCCCCAGGAGTCTGAATGGGCTTGTCCCGGCTCGCCGCACTGCACGGCGTCGCCACCTCCTTCTCCCCGTCCGCGGATGTCACGGTGTCCGTCCCCGACGACACGGTCAAGGCCGTGCTCGCCGCGCTGGGCGTCGACGCCGCCACTCCCGCGGGGGTGGGGAGATCACTCGTCGCCGCCGAATCGGCAGCGGCCTCCCGCCTGCTCCCGCCGACGGTGGTGACCTGGGCCGGGGAGCCGCTGCCGCCCGCCCTGGCCGCGCTGCCGCCCGGCGTGACCCTGACGATCGAGCCCGAGAGCGAACCGGGAAGCACGGAGGCGCCGCCCCCGCTGCGGATGAAGGTCCCGGCGGCCGTCGCGGCACCCCGGGCCGGGAACGCGCCGCGCACGCCCTCCTGGTGGAGCGAACCGCCCCTGGGCGTCCACCGGCTGACCGTCCGTGCCCCGGACCACCGCTACGCCACGGCCACGCTCGTCGTCGCACCCGACCGCGTACCCCAGCCGCCCGCCCGCACGCACGGCTTCCTCGTCCAGCTCTACTCCCTGCTCTCCGCCCGGTCCTGGGGCATGGGCGACCTGGCGGACCTGGCCGACCTCGCCGCCTGGTCGGGACGGACCCTGCAGGCCGGCTTCGTCCAGGTCAACCCGCTGCACGCCGCCGTGCCCGGCAGGCCCACCGACCCGTCCCCCTACCGCCCCTCCTCGCGGCGCTTCCCCGACCCCGTCCACCTGCACATCGAGTCGGTGCCGGAGTACGGGCACGTATCGGAGCGGGCGACGCTGGACGACCTGCGCCAGGACGCCGCGTCACTCTGCGAGGCCGTCCTGAACAAGGGGGCGCTCATCGACCGTGACGCCGTCTGGGAGCTCAAGAAGCAGGCACTGGAGCTCATCGTCCAGGTCCCGCTGACCCCCGGCCGCCGCGCCGCCTACTGCGACTTCCTGGCCGAGCAGGGGCAGGCCCTGGAGGACCACGCCCTGTGGTGCGCCCTGGCCGAGGTGCACGGCTCGAACTGGCGCGGCTGGCCCGAGGGGCTCCGCGACCCGCGCTCCCCGCAGAGCGCCCGCGCCCGCACCGATCTCCTGGAGCGGGTCGACTTCCACTGCCGGCTCGCCTGGCTGACGGACACCCAGCTCGCCGCGGCCCAGAGCGCCGCGCGGGACTCCGGGATGGCCGTCGGGATCGTCCACGACCTCGCGGTCGGCGTCCACCCCGACGGGGCCGACGCCTGGGCCCAGCAGGACGCCTTCGCGCACGGCATGTCCGTCGGAGCGCCCCCGGACGCCTTCAACGCGCACGGCCAGGACTGGGGGCTGCCACCCTGGCGCCCCGACGCGCTCGCCGCATCCGGCTACGCCCCCTACCGCGGCCTCCTGCGCGGCCTCCTCGCTCATGCGGGCGCCCTGCGCATCGACCACGTCATGGGCCTGTTCCGGCTCTGGTGGGTGCCCGAGGGCAGCCCGCCCACCGAGGGCACCTATGTCAGCCATGACGCCGAGGCGATGCTCGCCGTTCTCGTCCTGGAAGCGCACCGCGCGGGTGCCGTCGTCATAGGGGAGGACCTGGGCACCGTCGAGCCCGGAGTGCGCGAGGCGCTCGCCCGGCGCGGGGTGCTCGGCACGTCCGTGCTCTGGTTCGAGCGCGACTGGGACGGCACCAGGCGCCCGCTGCCCCCCGAGCGCTGGCGCCGGGACTGCGTGGCCACCGCCACCACCCACGACCTGCCCTCCACCGCCGCCCGGCTGACGGGTGAGCACGTGACGCTGCGCCACCGGCTGGGGCTGCTCACCCGCCCCCTGGAGCAGGAGCTGGCCGAGGACGCCACGGACACCGCCGAGTGGCTGGCCTATCTGGCGAGGCTCCGGCTGCTGCCCGAGGGCGACGGCGACGAGGAGGCCGCCGTGCGCGCCGTCCACCGCTTCCTGCTGCTCACCCCGGCCCGGATGGCAGGGGTCTGGCTCCCGGACACCGTGGGCGACCGCCGCCCGCAGAATCTCCCCGGCACCTGGGACCAGTACCCCAACTGGCGCCTGCCCATCGCCGATGCGGAGGGCCATCCGGTCACCCTGGAGGAGATCGCCGCATCACCCCGGCTGCACAGGCTGATGGAGGTTCTGAGACCTGGCGCGGACCGGCCGTAGGGCCTGTACGGCACCCCCGGGCGCGCGCCGCTCGCAGGCGTTCGCTACGTTTGCACCGTGGACAAGAAGAACGCTATGCGCGCCGGCGCCGTCGCGGCCGGTACGACGCTGATGATGCTGCTCATGTCGTCCCCCGCGCTCGCTCTCACCCGCGACGACGGTGACGACCCGGGTACGGGGCTGAACGTGATGGAGACCCTCGGTCTCTTCGTCGCGGCGCCCATCGTCCTGTTCCTGGCGATCGTGGGCCTCGTCATGGTCCTCGACAAGTCCAAGAAGCAGGCCTAGCACCTCTCGCCACTCCGCTCTTCACGGGTGCGCCGCCGGTACGCAGTACCGCGCGGCGCACCCGCATGTCCGGATCCCGGTAGGTTTCGGCCATGACCGAGTGGGACGTCAAGAAGCTCCGCATCCTGCGTACCCTGCGCGACCGGGGCACGGTGACGGCGACGGCCGAGGCTCTCCTGATGACCCCGTCGGCCGTCTCGCAGCAGCTCACGAACCTGGCCAAGCAGCTCGGCGTCCCCCTGCTGGAGGCACAGGGCCGCCGCGTCCGGCTCACCGACGCCGCGCACCTCGTGCTGCGCCATGCCGAAGCGGTCTTCGCCCAGCTGGAGCAGGCCGACGCCGAGCTGACGGGCTATCTGCGCGGTGAGGCGGGCCAGGTGCGGGTCGGCGCCTTCTCGACGGCTGTCCCCGCCCTCGTCGTACCGGCCGTCCGGCTCCTGGCCGCCGACCGCCGGCCCTCGCCCCAGGTCCGCGTACGGGAGGCGGAGGCGGCACAGGCGTACGAGCTGCTCTCTGCGGGCGAGGTGGACCTCGCGCTCTCCCTGGCGGCGCACGCCCCCACGGCCCGCGACCCCCGCTTCACCCTCGTTCCGCTGCTGGCCGACCCGCTGGACGTGGCACTGCCCGCGGACCACCCCCTCGCCCGGACCCCGGGCCTGCGCCTGGCGGACCTCGCCGCCGAGCCCTGGATCTTCGGCGGTTCGGGCCCCTGGTCGCAGATCACGACGGCCGCCTGCGAAGCGGCCGGCTTCGTCCCCGAACAGGCACACAGCGCGTCCGGCTGGACCGCGATCCTCGCCATGGTGGAGGCGGGCATGGGCGTCGCGCTGATTCCCCGCATGGCGTCGGCCGCCGACCGGCCGCGCGAGGGTGTGGCCATGCGGGTCCTGGACGCCGACCGGCCACGCCGCCATGTGGTGGCGGCGGTACGGCAGGGGGCCGAGCGGGGGCCGGCGGTGGCACGGGTACTGGCAGCGCTGGAGCAGATCGCTGTTAAGCAGAACTGAACGAACTGTACGAAAACTTTCGATGGACCTGATGGGTCTCCCCGTACGAGAGTCGTCGCATGAACTTCGACGCGAACGAGAGCACATTCCAGGACACCGACCCCCACGCCAATGACGCGGCCCCCTACGGCGGCGGCGACCCGTACGCCGACTACCGCACCGCCACCGGCCTCGCGTTCACCGACCTCGTCGACCTCGCGGACCGCCGCCTCGGCGCGGGCGTGATCGCCGCCAACGACGAGTTCTTCGCCGAGCGCGAGAACCTCCTGATCCGTGAACCCGCCGTCTTCGACCCCGAGCGCTTCGGCCACAAGGGCAAGATCATGGACGGCTGGGAGACCCGCCGCCGCCGTGGAGCGGACGCGGACCACCCCTTCCCCGCCCCCGGGGAGCACGACTGGGCGATCGTCCGCCTGGGCGCCCCCGGCATCATCCGCGGCATCGTCGTCGACACGGCCCACTTCCGCGGCAACTACCCGCAGCGCGTCTCGGTCCAGGCGACGGCCGTCGAAGGTGCCCCGAGCCCCGAGCAGCTCCTCGCCGACGACGTGAAGTGGGAGGAGATCGTCCCGCAGACCCCCGTGCGCGGCCACGCGGCCAACGCCTTCGAGATCACCGGCGACCGGCGCTACACCCACGTCCGCCTCTGCCAGCACCCCGACGGCGGCATCGCCCGCCTCCGCGTCCACGGCGAGGTCGTCCCCGACCCGGCCTGGCTCGCCGCGCTGGGCACGGTCGACCTGCTCTCGATCCTCAACGGCGGTACGTACGAGGACGCCTCCGACCGCTTCTACTCCTCACCGGCCCAGATCATCCTGCCCGGCACCTCCCGCAAGATGGACGACGGCTGGGAGAACCGCCGCCGCCGGGTCCGCGACACGAACGACTGGGTACGCTTCCGGCTTCCCGCCCAGGGCGCGGTGCGCGCGGTCGAGATCGACACGGCCTGCCTCAAGGGCAACGCGGCCGGCTGGATCGCCCTCCACGGCCGGGACGGCGACACGGGCGAGTGGTTCGAGATCCTCCCGCGCACCCGGCTCCAGCCGGACACCCTGCACCGCTTCGTCCTGGACACCGAGGCCGTGGTCACCCACGTCCGCCTCGACACCTTCCCCGACGGCGGCGTGGCCCGGATGCGCCTGCACGGCACGCCGACGGAAGCGGGAGCGGCCGAACTGGCCCGCCGCTACGAGGAGTCGGCCGGCTGACGGCTGCGCCCCCGGCTCCCTCTCCCCCCCGACCCCGCCCGGCGGACGGCTGCGCAACAGCGCCTGCCCGCCGGGCGGTTTCCACCGCCTACGCGGTCGCTGCCGCCGAGTCGGCAGCCTGAGCCCTGAGCGCGCGCTCGACGCCCGCCCTGGACTCCGACATCAGCCGGCGCAGCGCCGCGCTCGGCCCGGCCGAGTCCAGCCAGGCGTCCGTGGCGTCCAGCGTTGCCCCGGAGACCTGGAGGGACGGGTACAGACCGACCGCGATCTGCTGGGCCATCTCGTGGCTGCGCGAGTCCCAGACGTCCTTCACCGCGGCGAAGAACTTCTCCGTGTACGGGGCGAGCAGCTCACGCTGGTCGGTCTGGACGAAACCGCCGATGACCGCCTCCTGGAGGGAGTTCGGCAGCTTGTCGGACTCGACGACCGAGGCCCACGCCTCGGCCTTCGTCTCCGCGGACGGCTGCGCCGCACGTGCGGTCGCCGCGTGGCGCTCACCCGCCGCCGTCCTGTCGCGCTCGTACTCGGCGGCGATCTCCTCCTCGTCCAGGAGGCCCGTCGCGGCGAGCCGCTGCACGAACGCCCAGCGCAGCTCCGTGTCGACGGCCAGGCCCTCGATGTCCTCCGTGCCGTCCAGCAGGGACTGCAGCAGGTCGAGCTGCTGGGGGTTGCGGGCCGTGGCCGCGAACGCGCGGGCCCAGGCCAGCTGGTGGTCGCTGCCCGGCTCCGCCGCGCGCAGGTGCGCGAGCGTCGCCTCGGTCCACTGGGTCAGACCCGCCTCGCGCCACTCTGGCGCCGCGTACAGGTCCAGCGCCAGCTTCACCTGGCGGTGCAGCGACTGGACGACGCCGATGTCCGTCTCCTTGCTGATCCCGGAGAGGACCAGCGCCAGGTAGTCGCGCGTCGCCAGCTCGCCGTCCCGCGTCATGTCCCAGGCGGAGGCCCAGCTCAGGGCGCGGGGAAGGGACTCGGCGA includes these proteins:
- a CDS encoding beta-N-acetylglucosaminidase domain-containing protein, yielding MQFGRRRRATAVAVAVIGGLLGSAAPAAVAAPVVPGTPAATTPDRADGTQLPSVWPRPQAIKASGRAVSLGTEVTLLADADADRYAVAELRKVLGDAGVRTVHDALPGRGPVIRLGGTGAGQALRDLRAPERADLPSGGYRLAVGEVRGRSTVALDGIGEDGLFHGVQTLRQLITDGTVAPAVVRDWPGTAVRGMAEGFYGQPWTREERLAQLGFMGRTKQNRYLYAAGDDPYRQARWRDPYPAGLRADFRALAEKARAEHVTLGWAVSPGQAMCMASDADVKALTRKIDAMWALGVRVFQLQFQDVSYSEWHCDRDAETFGSGPRAAAKAQARVASAVARHLAERHPGAEPLSVMPTEFYQDGATDYRTALAADLDDRVQVAWTGVGVVPKTITGRELAGARAAFRHPLVTMDNYPVNDYAQDRIFLGPYTGRDPAVAGGSAALLANAMEQSSASRIPLFTAADFAWNPKGYRPQESWQAAMDDLAGADADTRAALRALAGNSAASVLGGDESAYLQPLFAAFWASRATTDATARDDAARELRAAFSVMRRAPQQLRTPADGRLDDEVRPWTEQLARYGRAGELAVDLLQAQARGDGAAAWKAQLALEPLRKEIGASGATIGKGVLGPFLDRVRKEADGWNGTDRDAGTVSRDTNTYTVRLDRARPVQAVTTLTAPGSGAAGAVLEAHVPGEGWRGLGPLSTAGWTHTPATGLRADALRVTVPAARPVLTGPLPPGVTGAPSVVAGAGLGPAAVRALVPWFGDEPAARLDLVRGETDAVIGGAPQRVEARLAGGRPAEVKGSLTAKAPKGIKVTVPKQTTVPRGSRTDVPVDITVPADTPAGEYEVPLSFGGEESTLTVRAYPRTAGPDLARTATASSSGDETPDFPASAASDGDPGTRWSSPVEDGAWWQAELPRPVRLGQVVLHWQDAYASRYRVQVSADGRTWRTAATVREGGGGRESVRMDAKDTRFIRVQGDARATQYGYSLWSVEAYAVAE
- the alc gene encoding allantoicase; translated protein: MNFDANESTFQDTDPHANDAAPYGGGDPYADYRTATGLAFTDLVDLADRRLGAGVIAANDEFFAERENLLIREPAVFDPERFGHKGKIMDGWETRRRRGADADHPFPAPGEHDWAIVRLGAPGIIRGIVVDTAHFRGNYPQRVSVQATAVEGAPSPEQLLADDVKWEEIVPQTPVRGHAANAFEITGDRRYTHVRLCQHPDGGIARLRVHGEVVPDPAWLAALGTVDLLSILNGGTYEDASDRFYSSPAQIILPGTSRKMDDGWENRRRRVRDTNDWVRFRLPAQGAVRAVEIDTACLKGNAAGWIALHGRDGDTGEWFEILPRTRLQPDTLHRFVLDTEAVVTHVRLDTFPDGGVARMRLHGTPTEAGAAELARRYEESAG
- a CDS encoding mechanosensitive ion channel family protein, producing the protein MSLSALLAAAPSPAPGGSLDEAAERAGNAAGWVEENWSTWVNTGLRIVLIAAIALVLRYVIRRALTNLIDRMNRSAQAVEGTALGGLLVNAERRRQRSEAIGSVLRSVTSFLILGTAALMILGAFQINLAPLLASAGVAGVALGFGARNLVTDFLSGVFMILEDQYGVGDQIDAGVASGEVIEVGLRVTKLRGDNGEIWYVRNGEVKRIGNLSQGWSTAGVDVTVRPTEDLDRVRASITEAAEVMAKEDPWSERLWGPVEILGLDAVLLDSMTVRVTAKTMPGKALGVERELRWRIKQALDSAGIRMVGAVPLQADGESAPDPTAGVAAPSAYASTTSPQSLAATPIAPPNLTK
- a CDS encoding HNH endonuclease; the protein is MPHVLVLNASYEPLGVVPLRRALVLVLENKAICLEESGAFMHSATRAVPAPSVVRLKRFVRVPYRGPVPLTRRALFARDGGRCMYCGAAATSVDHVIPRSRGGQHAWDNVVAACRRCNHVKADRHLPELGWRLRHAPAPPSGLAWRIIGTGHRDPRWLPYLQPFGADDVMARIDGVSA
- a CDS encoding LysR family transcriptional regulator, which codes for MTEWDVKKLRILRTLRDRGTVTATAEALLMTPSAVSQQLTNLAKQLGVPLLEAQGRRVRLTDAAHLVLRHAEAVFAQLEQADAELTGYLRGEAGQVRVGAFSTAVPALVVPAVRLLAADRRPSPQVRVREAEAAQAYELLSAGEVDLALSLAAHAPTARDPRFTLVPLLADPLDVALPADHPLARTPGLRLADLAAEPWIFGGSGPWSQITTAACEAAGFVPEQAHSASGWTAILAMVEAGMGVALIPRMASAADRPREGVAMRVLDADRPRRHVVAAVRQGAERGPAVARVLAALEQIAVKQN